The following proteins are co-located in the Piscirickettsia litoralis genome:
- a CDS encoding Mbeg1-like protein, producing the protein MSEVTLSDLAFLANDVYLNPGKELASPKNASADRYRYLLENTETAINSDPHGPKANGFFARTYKYKQNGKEVLIVAYRGTSNTPDAYVDGDLASSNSLAQGQDAISFLFQVLVYAKEKNIDHKDIYITGHSLGGGLAQWISMLTVDQPMKFQLAEPTAFRTVAFNPPGMQKLAGKSAGFYEHYQQGQTYNQHEVKEAQEYMEFYNAAKTAQGSYANPQVARVVQEGMESMFSEKKLKHAAEIIKHYKREYGDPPKFFDVYNYESFKKLINHQMVYKNRQDALRMGQETMVFLWDMLFDNDQGGECFQELSNCYPHIYNFSAKYDLVHCSGFPAGNIINYDIDTTGQISIYWKPEHLILTSYFSVRRHIHKYQYDSAKTKLICKRLANYSDQSIDWTKLIENTVMTTTYSSVSPGRLLAKMSQVIPAAIYGGTAEHSMGNMLASIHKNTDLAQVAIGYDTVRTLINLGKKRNVYLYTTERHETLGRATQKNVVTYEQGYAKKSGGHAAPVYPYNQENYQTF; encoded by the coding sequence GTGAGCGAAGTTACATTAAGTGATTTGGCATTTTTGGCTAATGATGTTTATTTAAATCCAGGGAAGGAGCTAGCTTCTCCTAAGAATGCATCAGCAGATAGATATAGGTATTTGCTAGAGAATACAGAAACAGCGATTAATAGTGACCCACATGGACCGAAAGCAAATGGCTTTTTTGCCCGTACTTACAAATATAAACAGAATGGTAAAGAGGTTTTGATTGTTGCCTACCGTGGTACCAGCAATACTCCAGATGCTTATGTGGATGGTGATCTTGCTTCGAGTAATTCCTTAGCTCAAGGTCAAGATGCAATCAGCTTTTTATTTCAGGTACTTGTGTATGCAAAAGAGAAGAATATTGACCATAAAGATATTTATATCACTGGACATTCTTTAGGTGGCGGTTTAGCGCAATGGATATCCATGCTAACAGTAGATCAGCCGATGAAGTTTCAACTCGCTGAACCTACTGCTTTTAGAACGGTGGCGTTTAATCCGCCGGGAATGCAAAAATTGGCAGGGAAAAGTGCGGGCTTTTATGAGCATTATCAGCAAGGACAAACCTATAATCAGCACGAGGTTAAAGAAGCTCAGGAATATATGGAGTTTTATAATGCTGCGAAAACTGCCCAAGGAAGTTATGCGAATCCACAGGTTGCTAGAGTGGTTCAGGAAGGCATGGAGAGTATGTTTTCTGAGAAGAAATTAAAACATGCAGCAGAAATAATTAAGCACTATAAGCGCGAATATGGCGACCCGCCTAAGTTTTTTGATGTTTATAATTATGAAAGTTTTAAAAAGTTGATTAATCATCAAATGGTTTATAAAAATCGTCAAGATGCTTTACGTATGGGGCAGGAGACGATGGTATTTTTATGGGATATGTTATTTGATAATGATCAGGGTGGAGAGTGCTTTCAAGAATTAAGCAATTGCTACCCCCATATTTATAATTTCTCAGCTAAATATGACTTAGTGCATTGCTCTGGTTTTCCTGCGGGTAACATAATTAACTATGATATTGATACAACAGGTCAAATTTCTATTTATTGGAAACCAGAGCATTTGATTTTAACAAGTTATTTTTCTGTGAGAAGGCATATTCATAAATATCAATATGATTCTGCTAAAACCAAATTGATCTGTAAGCGGCTTGCAAATTATAGTGATCAGTCTATTGATTGGACAAAGCTTATTGAAAATACTGTAATGACAACTACTTACTCAAGTGTTAGTCCAGGCAGATTGCTTGCTAAAATGAGTCAAGTGATTCCTGCGGCAATTTATGGAGGAACTGCAGAACATTCAATGGGGAATATGCTTGCCTCCATTCATAAAAATACTGACCTCGCACAGGTTGCTATTGGCTATGATACGGTAAGAACATTGATCAACCTTGGTAAAAAGCGGAATGTTTATCTTTATACGACAGAAAGGCATGAAACTCTGGGTCGGGCAACACAAAAGAATGTTGTGACATATGAACAAGGTTACGCTAAAAAATCAGGAGGACATGCTGCACCTGTTTACCCTTATAACCAAGAAAACTATCAAACGTTTTAA